One window of Agromyces rhizosphaerae genomic DNA carries:
- the uraH gene encoding hydroxyisourate hydrolase: protein MSGRSHVTSHVLDATTGRPAAGVGVRLEASDAGTWRAVGAGTTDDDGRVGTLGPEQLPAGRYRVVFDTAAYFGDRPTFYAEVTIDFLIDDPAQHYHVPLLLSPFAYSTYRGS from the coding sequence ATGAGCGGGCGCAGCCACGTCACGTCGCACGTGCTCGACGCCACCACCGGGCGGCCCGCGGCGGGGGTCGGCGTGCGGCTCGAGGCATCCGATGCAGGCACCTGGCGCGCGGTCGGCGCGGGCACCACCGACGACGACGGCCGGGTCGGGACGCTGGGGCCGGAGCAGCTGCCCGCGGGGCGCTACCGCGTGGTGTTCGACACGGCCGCGTACTTCGGCGACCGGCCGACGTTCTACGCCGAGGTCACGATCGACTTCCTGATCGACGACCCCGCGCAGCACTACCACGTGCCGCTGCTGCTCAGCCCGTTCGCGTACTCGACGTACCGGGGCAGCTAG
- a CDS encoding allantoate amidohydrolase, whose translation MSDRLRTGSLAIAERILDRCDRLGTITSTPGMIERVHLSPEHREANDLAASWLTEAGLETWQDAAGNQCARLEGERPDLPALVVGSHLDTVRDAGRYDGMLGVLLAIEVAARIAAQDQPLPFALEVVAFSDEEGTRFGSGLAGSRAFAGQFAADWWEYRDEDGLTYADASIDFGLDPGRIGAAARRPEALVGYLEAHIEQGPYLEDADRALAVVPTIAGARRFALTMTGVAGHAGGTPYARRRDALVGASELVAAIERIGIDSGTIATVGHLQAFPGGVNVIPGRVEFSLDLRAESNEARDAAWAEIDRVAQEIASRRRLDFHAEERYRADATPCAGWLQDAVTAGIRSTGDDDPMRIWSRAGHDGMAVHAVTDIAMLFIRCGRGGISHHPDETVTRRDVALALDALEQAVLAVAERVRAEPERLVTAAPPEPHGVGLH comes from the coding sequence ATGAGCGACCGGCTCCGCACCGGCTCGCTCGCGATCGCCGAACGCATCCTCGACCGCTGCGACCGCCTCGGCACCATCACCTCGACGCCGGGCATGATCGAGCGCGTCCACCTCTCGCCGGAGCACCGCGAGGCGAACGACCTCGCCGCGTCCTGGCTGACCGAGGCAGGGCTCGAGACCTGGCAGGACGCCGCGGGCAACCAGTGCGCCCGGCTCGAGGGCGAGCGGCCCGACCTGCCCGCGCTCGTCGTCGGCTCGCACCTCGACACGGTGCGCGACGCGGGCCGCTACGACGGCATGCTCGGCGTGCTGCTCGCGATCGAGGTCGCCGCGCGCATCGCGGCCCAGGACCAGCCGCTGCCCTTCGCACTCGAGGTCGTCGCGTTCAGCGACGAGGAGGGCACCCGGTTCGGCAGCGGGCTCGCCGGCAGCCGGGCGTTCGCCGGCCAGTTCGCCGCCGACTGGTGGGAGTACCGCGACGAGGACGGCCTCACCTACGCCGACGCGAGCATCGACTTCGGGCTGGACCCGGGCCGCATCGGCGCCGCCGCCCGACGCCCCGAGGCGCTCGTCGGCTACCTCGAGGCGCACATCGAGCAGGGCCCGTACCTCGAGGACGCCGACCGCGCGCTCGCCGTGGTGCCGACCATCGCGGGCGCGCGCCGCTTCGCGCTCACGATGACCGGCGTCGCCGGCCACGCCGGCGGCACCCCCTACGCGCGTCGCCGCGACGCGCTCGTCGGGGCGAGCGAGCTCGTCGCGGCCATCGAGCGCATCGGCATCGACTCGGGCACGATCGCGACGGTCGGCCACCTGCAGGCGTTCCCCGGCGGGGTCAACGTCATCCCCGGCCGGGTGGAGTTCAGCCTCGACCTGCGCGCCGAGTCGAACGAGGCGCGCGATGCCGCGTGGGCCGAGATCGACCGGGTCGCGCAGGAGATCGCCTCGCGACGCCGGCTCGACTTCCACGCCGAGGAGCGCTACCGGGCCGACGCCACCCCGTGTGCGGGCTGGCTGCAGGACGCGGTGACCGCCGGCATCCGCTCGACCGGCGACGACGACCCGATGCGCATCTGGAGCCGCGCCGGCCACGACGGCATGGCCGTCCACGCCGTCACCGACATCGCGATGCTGTTCATCCGCTGCGGGCGCGGCGGCATCAGCCACCACCCCGACGAGACGGTGACCCGGCGCGACGTCGCCCTCGCGCTCGACGCGCTCGAGCAGGCCGTGCTCGCCGTCGCCGAGCGGGTGCGGGCCGAGCCCGAGCGCCTGGTCACCGCGGCGCCCCCCGAGCCGCACGGGGTCGGGCTGCACTGA
- the uraD gene encoding 2-oxo-4-hydroxy-4-carboxy-5-ureidoimidazoline decarboxylase, with protein MPAPQTPDSFRADLTACLHVERFVDEVAAGAPYASFDALRAAAAASAATLTPAEVDEAMASHPRIGERPTGQGTAQSFSTAEQASADASDEGLARAIAEGNAAYEERFGRVFLIRAAGRSRAEILAELRRRIVLDDPEELAIVSDQLAQIALLRLEQLYGDAAAPIGVAA; from the coding sequence ATGCCAGCGCCCCAGACGCCAGACTCCTTCCGGGCCGACCTCACTGCCTGCCTGCATGTCGAGCGGTTCGTCGACGAGGTCGCCGCGGGCGCGCCCTACGCGTCGTTCGACGCGCTGCGGGCCGCAGCCGCCGCATCGGCGGCGACGCTGACGCCGGCCGAGGTCGACGAGGCGATGGCGAGCCACCCGCGCATCGGCGAGCGGCCAACCGGGCAGGGCACGGCGCAGTCGTTCTCGACGGCCGAGCAGGCGTCGGCCGACGCGTCCGACGAGGGCCTCGCACGCGCGATCGCCGAGGGCAACGCGGCGTACGAGGAGCGGTTCGGGCGGGTGTTCCTCATCCGCGCGGCCGGGCGCAGCCGGGCGGAGATCCTCGCGGAGCTCCGTCGGCGGATCGTGCTCGACGACCCCGAGGAGCTCGCCATCGTCTCCGACCAGCTCGCGCAGATCGCCCTGCTGCGGCTCGAGCAGCTCTACGGCGACGCAGCCGCGCCGATCGGGGTGGCCGCATGA
- a CDS encoding nucleoside deaminase: MTADDVSTDDRPRDDRYWIEQAVELATGNVADGGGPFGAVLVRDGRLLAAGGNRVTRDLDPTAHAEVCVIREACRTVGDFSLAGATLYASCEPCPLCLAAALWARVDRVVYAADRHDAADGGFDDREFYEMFARDRATWDTPVEQLRPDDSTTPFDAWRGKADRTDY, from the coding sequence ATGACCGCCGACGACGTGTCCACCGACGACCGCCCCCGCGACGACCGCTACTGGATCGAGCAGGCCGTCGAGCTCGCGACCGGCAACGTCGCCGACGGCGGCGGGCCGTTCGGCGCGGTGCTCGTGCGCGACGGCCGCCTGCTCGCCGCGGGCGGCAACCGCGTGACCCGCGACCTCGACCCCACGGCCCACGCCGAGGTGTGCGTCATCCGCGAGGCGTGCCGCACGGTCGGCGACTTCTCGTTGGCCGGCGCCACGCTCTACGCGTCGTGCGAACCGTGCCCGCTCTGCCTCGCCGCCGCCCTGTGGGCACGGGTCGATCGCGTCGTCTACGCGGCCGACCGGCACGACGCCGCCGACGGCGGGTTCGACGACCGCGAGTTCTACGAGATGTTCGCGCGCGACCGCGCCACCTGGGACACGCCGGTCGAGCAGCTGCGCCCCGACGACTCGACCACGCCGTTCGACGCCTGGCGCGGCAAGGCCGACCGCACCGACTACTAG
- the allB gene encoding allantoinase AllB, whose protein sequence is MPDTPLHDLVVLADAALVDGRIAPAEVGVDDGVIAAVAPAGAGLRGRTTARVDGGRVLLPGIVDAHVHVNEPGRTEWEGFATATRAAAAGGVTTIIDMPLNSIPPTIDVDALAVKRAAAARAAHVDIGFWGGAVPSNAGARRALHDAGVFGFKAFLSPSGVDEFPPLDAAGLDAALDELAAFDGLLIVHAEDPDVLDAHANDGGPSARRFAESRPPEAELDAVRRVIDGIRRTGGRAHILHVSSAAVLPLIAEAKAEGLRLTAETCPHYLTLDVAHIPDGATAFKCCPPIRDEANQDLLWAGLVDGTLDCVVSDHSPATAELKLGFDGDFGRAWGGISGLQLALANVWTEARRRGVGLELVVDRMARATADLAGLAAKGRIQVGADADLVAFDPDAEFTVDAAALRHRNPVSAYDGRTLAGLADAVWLRGTPVEPDGEPIGRLLDRPAERSTA, encoded by the coding sequence ATGCCCGATACCCCACTCCACGACCTCGTCGTGCTCGCCGACGCGGCGCTGGTCGACGGCCGGATCGCCCCGGCCGAGGTCGGCGTCGACGACGGCGTGATCGCCGCCGTGGCGCCCGCCGGCGCCGGCCTGCGCGGCCGTACGACCGCCCGCGTCGACGGCGGACGCGTGCTGCTGCCGGGCATCGTCGACGCGCACGTGCACGTCAACGAGCCCGGGCGCACCGAGTGGGAGGGCTTCGCGACCGCGACCCGTGCGGCTGCCGCCGGCGGGGTCACGACGATCATCGACATGCCGCTCAACAGCATCCCGCCGACGATCGACGTCGACGCGCTCGCGGTCAAGCGTGCGGCGGCGGCGCGGGCGGCGCACGTCGACATCGGGTTCTGGGGCGGTGCGGTGCCCTCCAACGCCGGCGCGCGGCGCGCCCTGCACGACGCGGGCGTGTTCGGGTTCAAGGCCTTCCTGTCGCCGTCGGGCGTCGACGAGTTCCCGCCGCTCGACGCGGCGGGCCTCGACGCGGCGCTCGACGAGCTGGCCGCGTTCGACGGGCTGCTCATCGTGCACGCGGAGGACCCCGACGTGCTCGACGCCCACGCCAACGACGGCGGCCCGAGCGCCCGCAGGTTCGCCGAATCGCGGCCGCCCGAGGCCGAACTCGACGCGGTACGGCGCGTCATCGACGGCATCCGGCGCACCGGCGGGCGCGCGCACATCCTGCACGTGTCCTCCGCCGCCGTGCTCCCCCTCATCGCCGAGGCGAAGGCCGAGGGCCTGCGACTGACGGCCGAGACCTGCCCGCACTACCTCACGCTCGATGTCGCGCACATCCCCGACGGCGCGACCGCGTTCAAGTGCTGCCCGCCGATCCGCGACGAGGCCAACCAGGACCTGCTCTGGGCCGGGCTCGTCGACGGCACGCTCGACTGCGTCGTCTCGGACCACTCCCCCGCGACCGCGGAGCTGAAGCTCGGGTTCGACGGTGACTTCGGTCGTGCGTGGGGCGGCATCTCGGGGCTCCAGCTCGCGCTCGCGAACGTCTGGACCGAGGCGCGCCGCCGCGGCGTCGGCCTCGAGCTCGTCGTCGACCGCATGGCGCGCGCGACGGCCGACCTCGCGGGCCTGGCCGCCAAGGGCCGCATCCAGGTCGGCGCCGACGCCGACCTGGTCGCGTTCGACCCCGACGCGGAGTTCACCGTCGACGCCGCCGCGCTGCGCCACCGCAACCCCGTGTCGGCCTACGACGGCAGGACCCTCGCCGGCCTCGCCGACGCGGTCTGGCTGCGCGGCACCCCCGTCGAACCCGACGGCGAACCCATCGGCCGGCTGCTCGACCGGCCGGCAGAACGGAGCACCGCATGA
- a CDS encoding nucleotidyltransferase family protein: MAGDVLGVVLAAGGGSRMGRPKALVREPDGTPWVELAVRMLREAGCPSVLVVLGAEADAARALVPPGAAIVTHPGWSEGLASTVRVALDAAAATPADAVLLTLVDLPGLPASVARRVLDAADTEPATSLARAVFDGRPGHPVLIGRAHWTRLSAALHGDAGASAYLRDHRAVAVECGDLSTGLDRDR, from the coding sequence ATGGCAGGTGACGTGCTCGGCGTGGTGCTCGCCGCGGGCGGCGGCAGCCGCATGGGTCGCCCCAAGGCGCTCGTGCGCGAGCCCGACGGCACGCCGTGGGTCGAGCTGGCGGTGCGGATGCTGCGCGAGGCCGGCTGCCCGTCGGTGCTCGTCGTGCTCGGGGCCGAGGCCGATGCGGCTCGCGCGCTGGTGCCGCCCGGCGCCGCGATCGTGACGCACCCCGGCTGGAGCGAGGGCCTCGCCTCGACCGTGCGGGTCGCGCTCGACGCCGCCGCAGCGACCCCGGCCGACGCCGTGCTGCTCACCCTGGTGGACCTGCCCGGCCTGCCCGCGAGCGTCGCCCGGCGCGTGCTCGATGCGGCCGACACCGAACCGGCGACCTCGCTCGCCCGCGCCGTCTTCGACGGCCGGCCCGGCCACCCCGTGCTCATCGGTCGCGCGCACTGGACGCGGCTGTCCGCGGCGCTGCACGGCGACGCGGGCGCGAGCGCCTACCTGCGCGACCACCGCGCCGTGGCGGTCGAGTGCGGCGACCTCTCCACCGGCCTGGACCGCGACCGCTGA
- a CDS encoding MurR/RpiR family transcriptional regulator, producing MAERMPRTIAERIDGAFDELTPQERRVAEFVLDHPGELAVYNDSELARMAGVSKATVSRLYRRLGFSGSAEVRDHVRALRSSGTPLGHAGVPATAPEGVSAVLEAERANLSRLLDGLADGVLERVATLLREARTVLVVGYRNGYPVALHLREQLAQCRPGVRIGPQPGQSIGEELADLGPGDVAVLVGLRRRPAGFAELVAAAAETGAEVVAIVDPAGADAAGAAGTVIACPVDGAGAFSSYASAMSLVSLVASAVLAGGLRAGRTRIARIDDAYARLGEVEASG from the coding sequence ATGGCCGAGCGGATGCCCCGCACCATCGCCGAGCGCATCGACGGCGCGTTCGACGAGCTCACGCCGCAGGAGCGGCGCGTCGCCGAGTTCGTGCTCGACCACCCCGGCGAGCTCGCCGTGTACAACGACAGCGAGCTCGCGCGCATGGCCGGGGTGTCGAAGGCGACCGTGAGCCGGCTCTACCGGCGACTCGGGTTCTCGGGTTCCGCCGAGGTGCGCGACCACGTGCGGGCCCTGCGCAGCTCGGGCACGCCGCTCGGGCACGCCGGGGTGCCGGCGACCGCTCCCGAGGGCGTGTCGGCCGTGCTCGAGGCCGAGCGGGCGAACCTGTCCCGGCTGCTCGACGGGCTCGCCGACGGCGTGCTCGAGCGGGTCGCGACGCTGCTGCGCGAGGCGCGCACCGTGCTCGTGGTGGGCTACCGCAACGGGTACCCGGTCGCGCTGCACCTGCGCGAGCAGCTCGCGCAGTGCCGCCCGGGCGTGCGGATCGGCCCGCAGCCCGGACAGTCGATCGGGGAGGAGCTCGCCGACCTCGGCCCAGGCGACGTGGCCGTGCTCGTCGGACTGCGCCGCCGGCCGGCCGGGTTCGCGGAGCTCGTGGCCGCCGCCGCGGAGACGGGCGCCGAGGTGGTCGCGATCGTCGACCCGGCGGGGGCGGATGCCGCGGGCGCGGCCGGCACCGTCATCGCGTGCCCCGTCGACGGGGCGGGCGCCTTCTCGAGCTACGCGAGCGCGATGAGCCTCGTGAGCCTCGTCGCGAGCGCGGTGCTCGCGGGCGGGTTGCGCGCGGGGCGCACGCGCATCGCGCGCATCGACGACGCGTATGCGCGGCTGGGCGAGGTCGAGGCGTCGGGCTGA